One window from the genome of Mucilaginibacter ginsenosidivorans encodes:
- a CDS encoding VOC family protein, producing MKIIKTFRLQALLFVLGLPSFCMAQSNAPSVNHVAICTHDLKKSVAFYSDVMQLKKIPNPFKDTVHQWFSIGGGAALHVIAGNCPTEEHNINNHLCFKVASLPDFMKRLDEYNIKYGDWQGNYKKTLLRADGVLQIYFQDPDGYWIEVNNDK from the coding sequence ATGAAGATCATTAAAACTTTCCGCCTGCAGGCGCTTTTGTTCGTGTTGGGCCTGCCATCTTTTTGCATGGCCCAATCCAACGCTCCGAGCGTTAACCATGTTGCCATTTGCACACACGACCTGAAGAAAAGTGTTGCTTTTTACAGCGATGTAATGCAACTAAAAAAAATACCCAATCCCTTTAAAGATACGGTACACCAGTGGTTCAGCATTGGTGGCGGCGCTGCGCTGCATGTTATAGCAGGAAACTGCCCCACCGAAGAGCACAACATTAATAACCATCTATGTTTCAAAGTGGCATCGCTGCCCGACTTTATGAAGCGCCTTGATGAATATAATATAAAATACGGCGACTGGCAGGGCAATTACAAAAAGACCCTATTGCGGGCCGATGGCGTGTTGCAGATCTATTTCCAGGACCCGGATGGTTACTGGATTGAGGTGAACAACGACAAATGA
- a CDS encoding T9SS type B sorting domain-containing protein codes for MTSAGVPDANIAIPNSTVNPASLVIAANDQEKYQGQPNPVLTVTYYGFVNNEGPAVFTKPLTISTTATANSAVGLYPIVVGGAEAANYTVTFLPGTLTVKLSPLSVQIPNVFTPNGDGVNDVWNIESLSAYPQCLVSVYSRNGSLVFQSRGYAIAWDGTYKGSLVPVGTYYYVIDTQPGAQELAGYVAVLR; via the coding sequence ATGACCAGTGCCGGCGTGCCTGACGCTAACATTGCTATACCCAATAGTACGGTTAACCCCGCATCGCTTGTGATAGCTGCTAACGACCAGGAAAAATACCAGGGGCAGCCAAACCCGGTGTTAACGGTTACTTACTACGGTTTTGTAAATAACGAGGGACCGGCTGTTTTCACCAAACCGTTAACAATAAGTACTACGGCAACAGCAAATTCGGCAGTTGGGCTATACCCCATTGTTGTGGGCGGCGCCGAAGCGGCTAATTACACCGTCACCTTTTTGCCGGGTACATTAACGGTTAAACTATCTCCTCTTTCTGTCCAGATACCAAACGTGTTCACCCCGAACGGTGATGGTGTTAACGATGTGTGGAACATCGAAAGTTTGTCTGCCTACCCGCAATGCCTGGTGTCCGTGTACTCGCGCAATGGCAGCCTGGTCTTCCAGTCGAGGGGGTATGCGATAGCATGGGATGGCACCTATAAAGGCTCGCTTGTACCGGTAGGGACTTATTATTACGTTATCGACACGCAGCCCGGCGCGCAAGAATTAGCCGGCTATGTGGCCGTTTTGAGGTAA
- a CDS encoding DUF2147 domain-containing protein translates to MFKNIFITLLIFFSPPSTGTTPPNGDRILGKWISSEKNLVVQVYKSGDRFRGKIIWYKDDPAKAMDEWTDKHNPNPALRSRKILGMDVLRDLKYDAGDDTWEDGMIYDAQHGREYNASAYIDKQGVLKVKGYWHLKIFGKTMTFKRI, encoded by the coding sequence ATGTTCAAAAACATCTTCATAACACTTCTTATCTTTTTCAGCCCGCCATCCACCGGAACAACGCCTCCAAATGGCGACCGTATATTGGGTAAATGGATTTCGTCGGAAAAAAACCTGGTGGTACAGGTATATAAAAGCGGGGACAGGTTTAGGGGGAAGATCATCTGGTATAAGGACGACCCGGCAAAGGCCATGGACGAATGGACCGACAAACATAACCCTAATCCGGCATTACGCAGCCGTAAAATATTGGGTATGGATGTATTGCGCGATCTTAAATATGATGCCGGCGACGATACCTGGGAGGACGGTATGATATACGACGCCCAGCACGGCAGGGAATATAATGCCTCGGCTTATATCGATAAACAGGGGGTATTAAAAGTGAAGGGTTACTGGCACCTAAAGATTTTTGGGAAAACCATGACCTTCAAACGGATTTAG
- a CDS encoding YceI family protein, with translation MKKTFLLIAAALLSTATFAQSTWKVDKAHSHLTFTITHLAVSDVDGTFKDFDATITASKPDFSDAKVSFTANTASVNTGVDQRDGHLKSPDFFDVAKYPTLTFTSTSIKPAAANHYTVTGNLTLGAVTKPVTVDLWYRGTITNPMSKAPDAGFSVTGTLKRSDFNFGSKFGSPMLSDEVTFKASGEFAKAN, from the coding sequence ATGAAAAAGACATTTTTATTAATTGCCGCAGCCTTATTAAGCACGGCAACTTTTGCACAAAGCACTTGGAAGGTTGATAAAGCGCATTCGCATTTAACTTTCACTATTACTCACCTTGCCGTGTCTGATGTTGACGGTACATTCAAAGATTTTGACGCTACCATCACTGCATCAAAGCCTGATTTCAGCGATGCTAAAGTATCCTTCACTGCCAATACTGCGTCGGTAAATACCGGGGTTGACCAGCGCGACGGTCACCTGAAAAGCCCTGACTTTTTTGATGTGGCAAAATACCCTACACTGACATTTACAAGCACGTCCATCAAACCTGCGGCTGCTAATCATTACACAGTTACCGGCAACCTGACTTTAGGTGCGGTTACGAAACCTGTTACTGTCGACCTATGGTACCGCGGTACAATTACCAACCCGATGAGCAAAGCGCCTGATGCAGGTTTTTCGGTTACAGGCACCCTGAAACGCTCTGATTTCAATTTCGGCAGCAAATTTGGCTCCCCTATGCTGAGTGACGAAGTTACATTCAAGGCTTCGGGAGAATTTGCCAAAGCAAATTAA